One Aerococcus urinaeequi DNA segment encodes these proteins:
- a CDS encoding DUF1189 family protein, with the protein MKESNILVILYDALLNYPKIIRVISYSFKRMLVYALLIAGISAIPTFFDTLKVFDLLETNATSIVNQIPDYQVTDGKLATSDDQAAFIFETDLMTYAFDPNDEIASQDVTTSQNNLITVENNSDNLTLSFMGQPIAFTYTQLGDSANSDGVKGIIQSMSSLTLAYYPIIFIIVALSSLLNLMLASLMIALVIGMLPDSTRLRLTFKMRFSLALASLTMPLMVITIFNLFGFYVVYQLEIMYVFALIRLWRLLKKVQVIKMQK; encoded by the coding sequence ATGAAAGAAAGCAATATCCTCGTCATCTTATACGATGCCCTATTGAATTATCCAAAAATTATCCGTGTCATTTCCTATAGTTTTAAGAGAATGTTGGTCTATGCCTTATTAATTGCAGGTATATCCGCAATTCCGACCTTCTTCGACACTTTGAAAGTATTTGATTTACTAGAAACCAACGCAACATCGATCGTTAATCAAATCCCTGACTATCAAGTGACAGATGGCAAACTCGCCACCAGCGATGACCAAGCGGCCTTTATTTTTGAAACAGACCTGATGACCTATGCCTTTGATCCGAATGATGAAATCGCCAGTCAAGACGTGACGACTAGTCAAAACAATTTGATTACTGTTGAAAACAACTCAGATAACCTAACCTTATCATTCATGGGCCAACCTATCGCCTTCACCTACACACAATTAGGTGACTCTGCCAATAGCGATGGTGTCAAAGGTATTATCCAGTCAATGAGTAGCCTAACTTTGGCCTACTACCCGATTATCTTCATCATTGTGGCCCTATCTAGCCTATTAAATCTAATGCTAGCAAGCCTGATGATTGCCCTAGTAATTGGTATGCTACCCGATTCAACTCGGTTAAGACTAACCTTTAAAATGCGGTTCTCTTTAGCCCTTGCGTCATTAACCATGCCACTAATGGTCATTACCATCTTTAACCTATTTGGCTTCTATGTTGTCTATCAATTAGAAATCATGTATGTATTCGCCTTGATTCGTTTATGGCGACTATTGAAAAAAGTACAAGTCATAAAAATGCAGAAATAA
- a CDS encoding DEAD/DEAH box helicase — MSFTQFNLKPFINDALADLNFYEPSPIQATVIPVIQSGRDVIAQSQTGSGKTHAFLLPLLNKITAEKHTQLVITAPSRELAEQLYQAGRQILSFSDEDLHIERAFGGTDTVKQANRLENAVPQVVVATPGRLLDLINNQLISVHQVTDFVVDEADMTLDLGFLNEVDQIAGRMPKSLNMYVFSATIPDKLKPFLRKYLSNPEWITIEARHKISDTIDNYLVPVKGRDRKALLFDTLTIGQPYLALIFANTKETVQELYKYLKSQGLNVGQIHGDLPARERRRVMKQVQNLDFQYVVATDLAARGIDIDGVSHVINYEVPNELEFFIHRVGRTGRQGKPGTAITFYIPDEFKDIEWLENKGIIFENKDIKDHQLIDGKDHDARAARQKAPEVDHTVAGMIERNKRRKVKPGYKKKLSRQISKHNKDNRMADQRKKRRDQRRKNKEDNQVDF, encoded by the coding sequence ATGTCTTTTACACAATTTAATTTAAAACCATTTATCAACGACGCACTCGCAGATTTAAATTTCTATGAGCCGTCTCCAATTCAAGCAACAGTTATTCCAGTGATTCAATCAGGCCGCGATGTCATTGCCCAAAGCCAAACAGGATCAGGGAAAACTCACGCCTTCTTATTACCACTATTAAATAAGATTACAGCTGAAAAACACACGCAGTTGGTTATTACAGCACCTAGTCGTGAACTTGCGGAGCAGTTATATCAAGCTGGCCGTCAAATTTTGTCATTTTCAGATGAAGATTTACATATCGAGCGCGCTTTTGGTGGGACAGATACTGTTAAACAAGCCAACCGTTTAGAAAATGCCGTACCACAAGTCGTTGTTGCGACACCAGGACGTCTATTAGACTTGATTAACAACCAATTGATTTCTGTACACCAAGTAACAGATTTCGTTGTTGATGAAGCAGACATGACCCTTGATTTAGGTTTCTTAAATGAAGTCGACCAAATTGCAGGCCGTATGCCAAAATCATTGAACATGTATGTTTTCTCAGCAACTATTCCGGACAAATTAAAACCATTCTTGAGAAAATATCTAAGCAATCCTGAATGGATAACAATTGAAGCCCGTCACAAAATTTCAGATACCATTGATAACTACTTGGTACCCGTTAAAGGGCGCGACCGTAAGGCATTGTTATTCGATACCTTAACAATTGGTCAACCTTATTTAGCTTTAATCTTCGCTAACACCAAGGAAACTGTACAAGAATTGTACAAATACTTGAAATCTCAAGGCTTAAATGTCGGCCAAATTCATGGTGATTTACCAGCTCGCGAACGTCGCCGTGTAATGAAACAAGTACAAAACTTGGACTTCCAATACGTGGTAGCAACTGACTTAGCTGCTCGTGGGATCGATATTGATGGCGTGTCTCATGTCATCAACTACGAAGTACCAAATGAATTAGAATTCTTCATCCACCGTGTAGGCCGTACTGGTCGTCAAGGTAAACCAGGTACTGCCATTACCTTCTATATTCCGGATGAATTTAAAGATATTGAATGGTTGGAAAACAAAGGAATCATCTTTGAAAATAAAGATATCAAAGACCATCAATTAATCGATGGTAAAGACCATGATGCCCGTGCTGCCCGTCAAAAAGCACCTGAAGTTGACCATACTGTAGCTGGGATGATCGAACGAAACAAACGTCGTAAAGTCAAACCTGGTTACAAGAAAAAATTAAGCCGTCAAATTTCTAAACATAATAAAGACAACCGCATGGCTGATCAACGTAAAAAACGTCGTGACCAACGTCGTAAAAACAAAGAAGACAACCAAGTGGATTTCTAA
- a CDS encoding superoxide dismutase — translation MAFELPELPYAYDALEPYFDEETMHLHHDKHHNTYVTNANAALEGTDLADKSAEEILSNFDAVPEDKKTAVRNNVGGHANHTLFWEQFAANAGGEPTGALKEAIDAKFGSFADFQEAFKTAATGRFGSGWAWLVLANGEVAITSTPNQDSPLMDGQTPLLGIDVWEHAYYLKYKNVRPDYIAAFWNIVNWDEVAKRFDAAK, via the coding sequence ATGGCTTTTGAATTACCAGAATTACCATACGCTTATGATGCATTAGAACCGTATTTCGATGAGGAAACAATGCACTTGCATCATGACAAACACCATAATACTTATGTAACAAATGCAAACGCAGCTTTAGAAGGTACTGATTTAGCAGACAAATCTGCTGAAGAAATCCTATCTAACTTTGACGCTGTACCTGAAGACAAAAAAACTGCTGTTCGTAACAATGTTGGTGGACACGCTAACCACACATTATTCTGGGAACAATTCGCAGCAAACGCTGGCGGTGAACCTACAGGCGCTTTGAAAGAAGCTATCGACGCTAAATTCGGTTCATTTGCAGACTTCCAAGAAGCATTCAAAACTGCAGCAACTGGTCGTTTCGGCTCTGGTTGGGCTTGGCTAGTTTTAGCTAACGGTGAAGTGGCAATCACTTCTACACCAAACCAAGACTCACCATTAATGGATGGTCAAACACCATTATTAGGTATCGATGTTTGGGAACATGCATACTACTTGAAATATAAAAACGTTCGTCCAGACTATATTGCAGCATTCTGGAACATTGTAAACTGGGATGAAGTTGCAAAACGTTTTGACGCAGCAAAATAA
- a CDS encoding BMP family lipoprotein: MSSLLKSILISSAALLLVACQGQNAGTDANADTASSSSSQASESTTTDALSIGMVTNEGGIDDRSFNQSAWEGLQAWQAETGAKVQYYESPDQSELIPNLNVAVADQYDIIVGLGYTTAEALNEVASQNPDQNYALIDGEVDLDNAVSIAFKDQESAFLAGVAAALNTETNQVGFIGGTRIPVIDRFETGFKAGVAYIDENIEVESQYTESFSDASKGQQIANAMYTNGVDVIYTAAGGSGNGVFTETRNRLEADPETQLWVIGVDRDQTDEGEWTGGNFTLASTLKDTGAAIIALAEQTRDSSFPAGKSLAYGLENGGVSLTQGQLLEEEWAQIEEAKAAIIAGDIQVPEFTYSES; the protein is encoded by the coding sequence ATGTCTTCATTATTAAAATCAATCCTTATTTCAAGTGCTGCCTTACTACTGGTGGCCTGCCAAGGGCAAAATGCCGGTACGGATGCCAATGCCGACACAGCGTCATCATCCAGTTCACAAGCCAGTGAATCAACGACTACTGATGCTTTATCGATCGGTATGGTAACAAATGAAGGGGGCATTGATGACCGGTCGTTCAACCAATCTGCCTGGGAAGGGTTGCAAGCATGGCAAGCGGAAACTGGAGCCAAGGTCCAATACTATGAGTCACCTGATCAATCTGAATTGATCCCTAATTTAAATGTTGCAGTTGCAGACCAATACGACATTATCGTTGGTCTTGGTTATACAACTGCAGAAGCCTTAAATGAGGTGGCATCGCAAAATCCTGACCAAAATTATGCTTTGATTGATGGGGAAGTTGACCTAGATAATGCGGTATCCATCGCCTTTAAAGACCAAGAATCTGCCTTCTTAGCGGGCGTTGCGGCTGCTTTAAATACGGAAACAAACCAAGTTGGATTTATTGGTGGGACTAGAATTCCAGTGATTGACCGTTTTGAAACAGGGTTTAAAGCGGGTGTTGCCTATATTGACGAAAATATTGAAGTGGAAAGTCAATATACGGAATCCTTTAGCGATGCCTCTAAGGGACAACAAATTGCTAACGCTATGTATACCAATGGTGTTGACGTGATTTATACAGCTGCAGGTGGGTCTGGTAATGGTGTTTTCACTGAGACCCGTAACCGTCTAGAAGCAGATCCAGAAACGCAATTATGGGTGATTGGCGTTGACCGAGATCAAACTGACGAGGGCGAGTGGACTGGCGGTAACTTCACCTTAGCGTCGACCCTTAAAGATACCGGGGCAGCCATTATTGCCTTAGCCGAGCAAACTAGAGACAGTAGCTTTCCTGCAGGTAAAAGCTTAGCTTATGGCTTGGAAAATGGCGGCGTTTCGCTAACCCAAGGACAATTATTAGAGGAAGAATGGGCGCAGATTGAAGAAGCCAAAGCTGCGATTATCGCTGGTGACATTCAAGTTCCAGAGTTCACTTACTCTGAAAGTTAG
- the zwf gene encoding glucose-6-phosphate dehydrogenase, whose product MTNKQVGGLIVMFGAAGDLARRKLYPSLFRLYQRQLLSENFALLGNSRREWTDDYFRDIVLDSISDQEADEETINNFIKHFFYTSHDATQADDYENLNNEMARLRNEFNTGEKNLYYLSTSPALFPEITQGLKDAEIVTDGGTHRVILEKPFGTDLSSAKELNDALAISFDEKDIYRIDHYLGKEMVQNILATRFFNPAVEALLNQEFVSNIQITLAEDMPVGSRGGYYDKSGAIRDMLQNHILQVATLLGMDLPASPDQDDVHANKLAFLKQIDSLTADQTAKQTVRAQYLASEDGEFINYLEENEVAPDSVTETYLAGYFQVNNDRWGQVPFYFKTGKALDDKRTTVEIVLKDAVDKTDIDKGCNPSQSRITFNIQPETGLAFNLNQKLPGEELLPTMVSINSNVDELNAAYVPDAYEKLIYDALIGDQTNFSTWDELAEQWRIVDSIIANWKNAGTKTLPTYIGKTRGPKEADELLRQNGHVWVK is encoded by the coding sequence ATGACTAACAAACAAGTTGGTGGGCTTATCGTTATGTTTGGTGCAGCAGGAGATTTAGCGCGCCGTAAACTATACCCATCTTTATTCCGCTTATATCAGCGACAATTATTATCTGAAAACTTTGCTTTGCTAGGAAACTCTAGACGTGAATGGACTGACGATTATTTCCGTGATATCGTCTTAGATTCAATTTCTGACCAAGAAGCAGACGAAGAAACAATCAATAACTTTATCAAACATTTCTTCTACACATCTCATGACGCCACTCAAGCGGATGATTATGAGAATTTGAACAATGAAATGGCAAGATTAAGAAATGAATTTAATACCGGTGAGAAAAATTTATACTACCTATCGACTTCACCAGCCCTATTCCCTGAGATCACCCAAGGATTGAAGGATGCTGAAATTGTGACAGATGGCGGTACACACCGAGTAATCTTAGAAAAACCATTCGGAACTGACCTTTCATCAGCCAAAGAATTAAATGATGCCTTAGCGATTTCTTTCGATGAAAAAGATATCTACCGTATTGACCACTACCTTGGTAAAGAAATGGTGCAAAATATCTTAGCGACACGTTTCTTTAACCCTGCAGTTGAAGCTTTATTAAACCAGGAATTCGTTTCAAACATTCAGATCACCCTAGCAGAAGACATGCCAGTTGGTAGCCGTGGTGGTTACTACGACAAATCAGGTGCTATTCGTGACATGCTACAAAACCATATCCTACAAGTGGCGACATTACTTGGTATGGACCTACCCGCTTCACCTGACCAAGACGATGTACATGCCAATAAGTTAGCTTTCTTGAAACAAATCGATTCATTAACAGCAGACCAAACAGCTAAACAAACCGTTCGTGCCCAATACCTTGCAAGTGAAGATGGTGAATTCATCAACTACTTAGAGGAAAATGAGGTCGCACCTGATTCTGTGACTGAAACTTATTTAGCGGGCTACTTCCAAGTCAATAATGACCGTTGGGGCCAAGTACCCTTCTACTTCAAAACAGGTAAAGCCTTGGATGACAAACGGACAACCGTTGAAATCGTCTTAAAAGATGCCGTTGATAAAACAGACATCGATAAGGGGTGTAATCCAAGTCAAAGTCGCATCACCTTCAACATCCAACCAGAAACCGGTTTAGCTTTTAACCTAAATCAAAAATTACCTGGTGAAGAATTATTGCCAACAATGGTGTCTATTAATTCTAATGTAGACGAATTAAATGCTGCCTATGTACCAGATGCTTATGAAAAATTGATTTATGATGCCTTAATCGGTGACCAAACCAATTTCTCTACATGGGATGAATTGGCTGAACAATGGCGTATCGTTGATTCAATCATTGCCAACTGGAAAAATGCAGGCACTAAAACCCTACCTACTTATATTGGTAAAACACGTGGTCCTAAAGAAGCGGATGAATTATTACGTCAAAACGGCCATGTTTGGGTAAAATAG
- a CDS encoding DHH family phosphoesterase, whose translation MLEKILAAIEAHDIIIIHRHVRPDPDALGSQMGLKAVLEETYPHKDIYAVGQDDDSLAEFGDMDDISDDTYKNALVIVNDSANRPRIDDQRYKKGATLVKVDHHPNEDPYGDFMIVEPSISSTSELWASIVLRDDNNLQMNDEAAKCFFLGIVGDTGRFLYDNTTCNTMQIAGELLNYDFPASDLMQESNTQTISQARLQAYVLQNMKLSAQGTVNSVYISQDLLQSLDLTANETYQIVQIPGTIEGVITWVTFIEQPDGKVRCRIRSKGPVINHIAAQHDGGGHEKASGANVYSSEEKDELLAQLGEVAMKYRRDHFYD comes from the coding sequence ATGTTAGAGAAAATATTAGCGGCAATTGAGGCACATGATATCATTATTATCCATCGTCACGTCCGCCCAGATCCAGATGCACTAGGATCGCAGATGGGGTTAAAGGCAGTTTTAGAAGAAACTTACCCACATAAAGATATCTATGCAGTGGGTCAAGATGATGACTCATTAGCGGAATTCGGGGATATGGACGATATTTCGGATGATACTTACAAGAATGCACTTGTTATCGTGAACGATTCAGCTAACCGACCACGGATTGATGATCAACGGTATAAAAAAGGGGCCACACTTGTCAAAGTTGACCACCATCCAAATGAAGATCCATACGGGGACTTTATGATTGTTGAACCAAGTATCTCATCGACCTCAGAATTATGGGCATCTATCGTCTTGCGCGATGACAATAACTTACAAATGAACGATGAAGCAGCTAAATGCTTCTTCTTAGGAATTGTAGGGGATACTGGTCGTTTCTTATATGACAATACGACCTGCAATACCATGCAAATTGCCGGTGAATTGTTGAACTACGACTTCCCAGCTTCTGACTTGATGCAAGAATCGAATACGCAAACTATTTCTCAAGCCCGCTTGCAAGCTTATGTCCTACAAAACATGAAATTGTCAGCACAAGGGACTGTGAATTCAGTTTATATTTCACAAGACTTACTGCAGTCACTTGATTTAACCGCCAATGAAACCTACCAAATTGTTCAAATTCCAGGAACTATTGAAGGGGTCATCACTTGGGTAACCTTTATCGAACAACCAGATGGTAAAGTACGTTGCCGAATCCGTTCTAAAGGCCCGGTAATCAACCATATTGCTGCCCAACATGATGGTGGCGGTCACGAGAAAGCCTCAGGCGCTAACGTTTATTCTTCAGAAGAGAAAGATGAATTATTAGCTCAACTAGGTGAAGTGGCTATGAAATACCGTCGCGACCATTTTTATGACTAA